A region of Streptomyces halobius DNA encodes the following proteins:
- a CDS encoding ferredoxin → MKITLDTDKCCAAGQCVLIAPEVFDQRDEDGIVVLLDDAPPAEQHDAVREAAAICPAAAIEIQA, encoded by the coding sequence ATGAAGATCACCCTTGACACCGACAAGTGCTGCGCCGCCGGCCAGTGCGTACTGATCGCCCCCGAGGTCTTCGACCAGCGCGACGAGGACGGCATCGTCGTGCTCCTCGACGACGCCCCGCCCGCCGAACAGCACGACGCGGTCCGCGAGGCCGCCGCCATCTGCCCGGCCGCCGCCATCGAGATCCAGGCATGA
- a CDS encoding cytochrome P450 — MTVSAAPAPLPVQPPNGCPFEPPTAFAALRTTEPISKVSLPDGSWAWLATRYGDIRAILGDPRFSSDTTVHGYPLSGMTGGAPNANRGFIRRDPPEHTRLRRMVTREFMVKRVEALRPGIQRLTDELCDAMERAEGHEQGGVDLVEALALPVPSLVISLLLGVPYDDHDVFQRLTGTLLSRTIPDDEREAARVELRDYLDRLVTAKEAAPGDDILGRLIVEQQRTGEITHDDVTAFAALLLIAGHETTANMIGLSALTLMRDPETAERLRQEPGLIRGAVEELLRYHSIIRNGPRRVATADVEIDGHLIRAGEGVVVAVASANRDERVFAEPDRLDVRRPNAQHHVAFGYGVHQCLGQALARVELQVVIATLLRRFPTMRPTVPVEEIPFRTDMTIYGCHALPVTW; from the coding sequence ATGACTGTTTCCGCCGCCCCGGCGCCCCTTCCCGTGCAGCCCCCGAACGGCTGCCCCTTCGAACCCCCCACCGCATTCGCGGCCCTGCGCACCACCGAGCCGATCTCCAAGGTCTCCCTTCCGGATGGCAGTTGGGCCTGGCTGGCCACCCGCTACGGCGACATCCGGGCGATCCTCGGCGACCCGCGCTTCAGCTCCGACACCACCGTCCACGGTTACCCGCTCAGCGGTATGACCGGCGGTGCCCCGAACGCGAACCGCGGCTTCATCCGCCGGGACCCGCCCGAGCACACCCGGCTGCGCCGGATGGTCACCCGGGAGTTCATGGTCAAGCGGGTCGAGGCGCTGCGTCCCGGGATCCAGCGCCTCACCGACGAACTCTGCGACGCGATGGAGCGTGCCGAGGGGCACGAGCAGGGCGGGGTCGACCTCGTCGAGGCGCTGGCACTGCCCGTCCCTTCGCTGGTCATCAGCCTGCTGCTCGGCGTCCCGTACGACGACCACGACGTCTTCCAGCGGCTCACCGGCACGCTCCTCTCCCGTACCATCCCCGACGACGAACGCGAGGCCGCCCGCGTCGAACTCCGGGACTACCTCGACCGGTTGGTCACCGCGAAGGAAGCCGCTCCCGGCGATGACATCCTCGGGCGGCTGATCGTCGAACAGCAGCGGACCGGCGAGATCACCCACGACGACGTGACCGCCTTCGCCGCCCTGCTGCTGATCGCCGGTCACGAGACCACCGCCAATATGATCGGCCTGAGCGCACTGACCCTGATGCGCGACCCGGAGACCGCAGAGCGGCTGCGCCAGGAGCCCGGTCTGATCCGCGGCGCCGTCGAGGAACTGCTGCGCTACCACAGCATCATCCGCAACGGACCGCGCCGGGTCGCCACCGCCGACGTCGAGATCGACGGGCACCTCATCCGGGCGGGTGAGGGCGTCGTGGTGGCCGTGGCGTCCGCCAACCGCGACGAGCGCGTGTTCGCCGAACCCGACCGCCTCGACGTCCGCCGCCCCAACGCCCAGCACCATGTCGCCTTCGGCTACGGCGTCCACCAGTGCCTCGGCCAGGCGCTGGCCCGTGTCGAACTCCAGGTCGTCATCGCGACGTTGCTGCGGCGCTTCCCCACGATGCGGCCGACGGTGCCGGTCGAGGAGATTCCGTTCCGTACCGATATGACGATCTACGGATGTCACGCCCTGCCCGTCACCTGGTGA
- a CDS encoding TetR/AcrR family transcriptional regulator — MSERAAARPRNPRGQGERLREELLRATERLLEEVGSEDALSLRAVARAAGVAAPSIYRHFADKTELVWATLEISYERLGQAMAAAAEQADDDPVARLRAQLRAYCRYAVAHPATYRLLHETRQTPVGPERLAGHPAGMLVRGWNDALTACEEAGWTVRGSRAEAPYVLWSSVHGRVMLWQVMPSPKDARRLDRFVDEILRLLLER, encoded by the coding sequence GTGAGCGAGAGGGCGGCCGCCCGGCCCCGCAATCCGCGTGGGCAGGGCGAGCGTCTGCGGGAGGAACTCCTGCGGGCCACCGAGCGCCTCCTGGAGGAGGTCGGCAGCGAGGACGCGCTGTCGCTGCGCGCGGTGGCGCGGGCCGCCGGCGTCGCCGCCCCGAGCATCTACCGCCACTTCGCCGACAAGACCGAGCTGGTGTGGGCCACCCTGGAGATCAGCTACGAGCGGCTGGGGCAGGCGATGGCCGCCGCTGCCGAGCAGGCCGACGACGACCCGGTGGCACGGCTGCGCGCCCAGCTGCGCGCCTACTGCCGCTACGCCGTCGCGCACCCCGCCACGTACCGCCTGCTCCACGAGACCCGGCAGACCCCGGTCGGCCCCGAGCGGTTGGCCGGACACCCGGCCGGAATGCTGGTGCGCGGCTGGAACGACGCGCTGACGGCCTGCGAAGAGGCCGGCTGGACGGTACGCGGTTCGCGCGCCGAGGCGCCGTATGTGCTGTGGTCGTCGGTGCACGGGCGCGTCATGCTCTGGCAGGTCATGCCGAGCCCGAAGGACGCCCGCCGGCTGGACCGGTTCGTGGACGAAATCCTGCGGCTGTTGCTGGAGCGCTGA
- a CDS encoding CapA family protein translates to MSAYKHKRYAAVVLLAALAVSCGGAESTPPPHSESKPRGHGGAPVVEPSPQRPFTLVASGEIIPSVPDVLGTARRDAKGMGYDFRPMLAGVKPVIHDADMAVCHLGAPLGQLSGPFAGYPVFQAPPQLASALKATGYDSCSTASNHVLDRGLPGVHRTLRALETVGLRHVGSARSATEAARSARVLARSGAKVAHLSYTYGTNGAQRPASAPWTVNLLDKKKIIADARAARRAGADVVVVSAHWGTEYRTAPNAQQIRLAEALTASQTEGRPDIDLLLGTHAHTPQPYEKVNGTWVAYGLGAHISGRMKKPAGNWGTIARFHFEPPARHGGRWQVTKAEYIPQLALQGPPVRMLNLARTRGHADIRDAISKAVLSRGAAADGLKMGR, encoded by the coding sequence ATGAGCGCGTACAAGCACAAACGGTATGCGGCGGTGGTCCTGCTCGCCGCGCTGGCCGTGAGCTGCGGCGGCGCGGAGAGCACCCCGCCCCCGCACTCGGAATCCAAGCCGCGCGGCCACGGCGGCGCCCCCGTGGTCGAGCCCTCCCCCCAGCGGCCGTTCACCCTGGTCGCCTCCGGAGAGATCATCCCGTCCGTCCCGGACGTCCTCGGCACGGCGCGGCGGGACGCGAAGGGTATGGGCTACGACTTCCGGCCGATGCTGGCCGGGGTGAAGCCGGTCATCCACGACGCCGACATGGCGGTGTGTCATCTCGGCGCACCGCTCGGACAGTTGTCCGGCCCCTTCGCCGGCTATCCCGTCTTCCAGGCCCCGCCGCAGCTCGCGTCCGCTCTGAAGGCGACCGGTTACGACTCCTGCTCCACCGCCAGCAACCATGTGCTGGACCGTGGCCTCCCGGGTGTGCACCGCACCCTGCGGGCGCTGGAGACGGTCGGGCTGCGGCATGTCGGCTCGGCCCGCAGCGCCACCGAGGCCGCCCGCTCGGCGCGGGTACTGGCCCGCAGCGGAGCGAAGGTGGCCCACCTCTCGTACACCTACGGCACCAATGGTGCCCAGCGCCCGGCGTCCGCGCCCTGGACGGTGAATCTGCTCGACAAGAAGAAGATCATCGCCGATGCGCGGGCGGCCCGCCGGGCCGGTGCCGATGTGGTGGTCGTCAGCGCGCACTGGGGCACCGAGTACCGGACCGCCCCCAACGCGCAGCAGATCAGACTCGCCGAGGCCCTCACCGCCTCGCAGACCGAAGGCCGCCCGGACATCGACCTGCTCCTCGGCACCCACGCGCACACCCCGCAGCCGTACGAGAAGGTCAACGGCACCTGGGTCGCCTACGGGCTCGGCGCCCATATCTCCGGCCGTATGAAGAAACCGGCGGGCAACTGGGGCACCATCGCCCGTTTCCACTTCGAACCGCCTGCCCGGCACGGCGGGCGCTGGCAGGTCACCAAGGCCGAGTACATTCCGCAGCTCGCCCTGCAGGGACCGCCGGTGCGGATGCTCAATCTCGCCCGGACACGCGGCCACGCGGACATCCGCGACGCGATCAGCAAGGCGGTCCTCAGCCGGGGCGCCGCGGCCGACGGCCTGAAGATGGGGAGGTGA
- a CDS encoding aminoglycoside phosphotransferase family protein yields the protein MTPTLPDDDRFPDALPVVETMRRTPSGRAWLDRLPGIVREIEERWELRLGAPFHGGSCSWVAPATGPGDGSTLSARSGWAVLKVTWPHREADGEAPALRAWNGNGAVRLHRWDREHSALLIERCDPGTTLDDSPLPPAERLTVAAGLLRDLWAAPTPPDEQLEHVGTVCAEWADLLQERMIRLRPGYDPGLVTRGAELLRTLPTTAAREVVVHGDFNPGNVLASKRRPWLAIDPKPMVGDPAYDPWPLLAQIDDPFGHPDPRPVLRERYALVADVLGEDPARLMAWAVARGVECALWCADHDEVEDGAELLAEARVLAELAGL from the coding sequence ATGACGCCCACCCTGCCCGACGACGACCGCTTCCCCGACGCGCTGCCCGTAGTCGAGACGATGCGCCGGACCCCCTCCGGGCGGGCCTGGCTCGACCGGCTTCCGGGGATCGTCCGGGAGATCGAGGAGCGGTGGGAACTGCGGCTCGGCGCCCCGTTCCACGGCGGCAGCTGCTCTTGGGTGGCGCCGGCTACGGGGCCGGGTGACGGATCGACGCTTTCGGCGCGCAGCGGGTGGGCGGTACTCAAGGTGACCTGGCCGCACCGCGAGGCCGACGGCGAGGCACCGGCGCTGCGGGCCTGGAACGGCAACGGGGCGGTACGGCTCCACCGGTGGGACCGTGAGCACAGCGCGCTGCTGATCGAACGCTGCGACCCGGGCACGACGCTCGACGACTCCCCCTTGCCGCCCGCCGAGCGGCTCACCGTCGCCGCCGGACTGCTGCGTGACCTTTGGGCCGCGCCCACACCGCCCGACGAACAGCTGGAGCACGTCGGCACGGTCTGCGCCGAATGGGCCGACCTGCTCCAGGAGCGGATGATCCGGCTGCGGCCCGGTTACGACCCCGGTCTGGTCACGCGCGGCGCCGAGCTGCTGCGTACGCTGCCGACGACGGCCGCCCGCGAGGTCGTGGTGCACGGTGACTTCAACCCCGGCAATGTGCTGGCGTCGAAGCGCCGTCCGTGGCTGGCCATCGACCCCAAACCAATGGTCGGCGACCCGGCGTACGACCCATGGCCGTTGCTGGCGCAGATCGACGATCCCTTCGGGCACCCGGATCCGCGGCCGGTGCTCCGCGAGCGGTACGCGCTGGTCGCCGACGTGCTGGGCGAGGATCCGGCACGCCTGATGGCCTGGGCGGTGGCGCGCGGGGTGGAGTGCGCGCTGTGGTGCGCGGACCACGACGAAGTCGAGGACGGGGCGGAGCTGTTGGCGGAGGCCCGGGTGCTGGCGGAGCTGGCCGGGCTGTGA
- a CDS encoding triose-phosphate isomerase family protein, whose product MIPENSTSAADHRPMIGVSLKLHFGLARTRDWLAEVAALDDALAALPRPVDLFVLPSFPALADARELLSGTGIAFGAQDVHWAESGAWTGEVSAGMLAEAGARYVEVGHAERRRYFGETDETVTAKTRAATHAGLVPVICAGERRAEDLDAAVDETLTQVRAALSGAVPDSEVVIAYEPVWAIGARAPAPARHVRAVAGAIRGCLRDHDVRGRLIYGGTAGPGTYGALAGAVDGLFLGRLAHDTEGLRKVLGEISGTAGEEISGSAGG is encoded by the coding sequence GTGATCCCTGAAAACTCGACGTCCGCAGCGGACCACCGTCCGATGATCGGCGTCTCGCTGAAGCTCCACTTCGGGCTGGCGCGGACCCGGGACTGGCTCGCGGAGGTGGCGGCGCTCGACGATGCGCTGGCCGCGCTCCCCCGTCCCGTCGACCTCTTCGTGCTGCCGTCCTTCCCGGCGCTGGCGGACGCCCGCGAGCTGCTCTCCGGCACCGGAATCGCCTTCGGCGCACAGGATGTGCACTGGGCGGAGAGCGGCGCCTGGACCGGTGAGGTGTCCGCCGGGATGCTCGCCGAGGCGGGCGCACGGTATGTGGAGGTCGGCCATGCCGAGCGCCGCCGGTACTTCGGGGAGACGGATGAGACCGTCACCGCCAAGACCCGGGCGGCCACCCACGCCGGCCTCGTTCCCGTGATCTGTGCGGGCGAGCGGCGTGCCGAGGATCTCGACGCGGCCGTCGACGAAACGCTGACCCAGGTACGGGCCGCGCTGTCCGGTGCCGTACCGGACAGCGAGGTCGTCATCGCGTACGAGCCGGTCTGGGCGATCGGCGCCCGCGCACCGGCGCCGGCCCGGCACGTCCGGGCGGTGGCCGGTGCCATCCGCGGCTGTCTGCGCGACCACGACGTACGCGGGCGGCTGATCTACGGCGGCACCGCGGGCCCCGGCACCTACGGCGCGCTGGCCGGCGCCGTCGACGGACTGTTCCTGGGCCGGCTGGCCCACGACACCGAGGGCCTGCGCAAGGTCCTCGGTGAAATCTCCGGGACCGCCGGCGAAGAGATCTCCGGGTCCGCCGGCGGCTGA
- a CDS encoding RpiB/LacA/LacB family sugar-phosphate isomerase, whose translation MQHTHRIAIGADDAGIVMKDAMIAYLTEHGHPVTDMSATATEDYPDVAERVARSVARGEHERAVLICGTGIGMAIAANKVPGIRAAQIPDSYSAERARKSNDAQIACFGNRTMGVEAALVCLQHWLMSDFAGGGSAPKVEKIKQVESRNLRAA comes from the coding sequence GTGCAGCACACCCACCGCATCGCCATCGGTGCCGACGACGCCGGGATCGTCATGAAGGACGCGATGATCGCCTACCTCACCGAGCACGGCCACCCGGTCACCGACATGAGCGCCACGGCCACCGAGGACTACCCGGACGTCGCCGAGCGGGTCGCACGGAGCGTGGCCCGCGGCGAACACGAGCGTGCCGTCCTCATCTGTGGCACCGGCATCGGCATGGCGATCGCCGCCAACAAGGTCCCCGGCATCCGTGCCGCCCAGATCCCCGACAGCTACAGCGCCGAACGCGCCCGCAAGTCCAACGACGCGCAGATCGCCTGCTTCGGCAATCGCACGATGGGAGTGGAGGCCGCGCTGGTCTGTCTGCAGCACTGGCTGATGTCCGACTTCGCGGGCGGCGGTTCCGCCCCCAAGGTCGAAAAGATCAAGCAGGTCGAGTCGCGCAATCTGCGCGCGGCCTGA
- a CDS encoding zinc-dependent alcohol dehydrogenase family protein encodes MRAVVVEEPNRLSVTTVADPTPGPDEVVVKVTAAGLCGTDVHMLAGEFGPTRYPVIPGHEFSGEIVAVGTEVTGFAEGDAVAADPAIYCGSCHFCAIGRGNLCEQWGTIGITVDGACAEYVKVPAGNCYRLPETVQLAHAPLIEPLSTIVHGFDLVGPRLGDNFLIYGAGTMGLLYLQVAQHSGAASVSVVDINEDRLAVARKLGADTVATSADALTAGHPRGWEVVTDCTGNIRAIEDALTRPIRGGTFQQFGCAPDQDLARFSPFRIYNDEIRIVGSMAILHSYGRAVELLARGAIDADTMITHRFGLDEYATALETFKKGAGRKLQIVPHGRMS; translated from the coding sequence ATGCGCGCAGTCGTCGTCGAGGAACCGAACCGGCTGTCCGTGACCACCGTCGCGGACCCGACGCCCGGCCCCGACGAGGTCGTCGTCAAGGTCACCGCCGCCGGGCTGTGCGGCACCGATGTGCACATGCTGGCGGGAGAGTTCGGGCCGACCCGCTACCCCGTCATCCCGGGGCATGAGTTCTCCGGCGAGATCGTCGCCGTGGGCACGGAGGTGACGGGCTTCGCGGAGGGCGACGCGGTGGCCGCCGACCCCGCGATCTACTGCGGCTCCTGTCACTTCTGTGCCATCGGCCGCGGCAACCTCTGTGAACAGTGGGGCACCATCGGCATCACCGTCGACGGCGCCTGCGCCGAATACGTCAAGGTGCCGGCCGGCAACTGCTACCGGCTGCCGGAGACCGTACAGCTCGCGCACGCCCCGCTCATCGAGCCGCTGTCGACCATCGTGCACGGCTTCGACCTCGTCGGCCCGCGGCTCGGCGACAACTTCCTGATCTACGGCGCGGGCACCATGGGCCTGCTCTACCTCCAGGTCGCCCAGCACTCCGGTGCCGCCTCGGTCTCGGTCGTCGACATCAACGAGGACCGGCTGGCGGTGGCCCGGAAGCTCGGCGCCGACACCGTCGCCACCAGCGCCGATGCCCTGACCGCCGGCCATCCGCGCGGCTGGGAAGTCGTCACCGACTGCACCGGCAACATCCGGGCCATCGAGGACGCCCTGACCCGGCCCATCCGCGGCGGCACCTTCCAGCAGTTCGGCTGCGCCCCCGACCAGGATCTGGCCCGCTTCTCCCCGTTCCGCATCTACAACGACGAGATCCGGATCGTCGGCAGCATGGCCATCCTGCACAGCTACGGCCGTGCCGTGGAACTGCTGGCCAGGGGCGCCATCGACGCCGACACCATGATCACGCACCGCTTCGGCCTCGACGAGTACGCGACCGCGCTGGAGACCTTCAAGAAGGGGGCCGGCCGTAAGCTGCAGATCGTCCCTCACGGCCGGATGTCGTGA
- a CDS encoding TIGR03086 family metal-binding protein, with protein sequence MSKVEILRTHGEALALFGSRVHAVRDDQWDAPTPCTDWSVRDLVNHLTAEQLWVPRLVRDGATVAEVGTDLDGDQLGVVPAAVWDRAAVAAVAAFAEPGALDRTVHLSYGPSPAAAYCTQMMTDAVVHAWDLSRAIGADERLPGHLATAALLEVEPYAAELGESGLFAAPVEPPADADDLTRLLCLLGRRP encoded by the coding sequence ATGAGCAAAGTCGAGATCCTGCGCACTCATGGCGAAGCCCTCGCGCTCTTCGGGAGCCGCGTCCATGCCGTTCGCGACGACCAGTGGGACGCCCCCACGCCCTGCACGGACTGGTCGGTGCGGGATCTGGTGAACCATCTGACGGCCGAGCAACTGTGGGTGCCCCGCCTGGTGCGGGACGGCGCGACGGTCGCGGAGGTGGGCACGGACCTCGACGGGGACCAGCTCGGCGTCGTTCCGGCAGCGGTCTGGGACCGTGCGGCGGTCGCTGCCGTGGCGGCGTTCGCCGAGCCCGGTGCGCTGGATCGTACGGTGCATCTGTCCTACGGCCCCAGCCCGGCCGCGGCGTACTGCACCCAGATGATGACCGATGCGGTGGTGCACGCCTGGGATCTGTCGCGGGCGATCGGCGCCGATGAGCGGCTGCCGGGCCATCTGGCGACGGCGGCGCTGCTCGAGGTGGAGCCGTACGCCGCGGAGCTCGGTGAGTCGGGGCTGTTCGCCGCGCCGGTGGAGCCCCCGGCGGATGCCGACGATCTCACCAGGCTGCTGTGCCTGCTGGGCCGTCGGCCCTGA
- a CDS encoding lipase maturation factor family protein, with protein sequence MEWFADTNYWLGRLVFQRMLAVLYLIAFIAALRQFRALIGARGMLPVPAFVAQVPFRASPSVFHWHYSDRFFATWSWCGVLLAAAVAAGAADAVPLWASTVMWAALWVLYLSIVNVGQTWYSFGWESLLLESGFLAVFLGNAETAPPVLVMWLLRWVLFRVEFGAGLIKIRGDSCWRDLTCLHYHHETQPMPGPLSWFFHHLPKPLHKVEVAANHVAQLALPPLLFTPQPVAGWAASAMVVTQLWLVLSGNFAWLNWVTIALALSAAAPLWADHAPLPGPPVWFEVLVIAATVLVVGLSYWPARNLLSRQQMMNTSYESLHLVNSYGAFGTITRVRREIVLEGTADAVNGPDTTWHAYEFHGKPGDVRQLPRQFAPYHLRLDWLMWFAALSPAYARSWFLPFVERLLENDRDTLRLLRVNPFPDVPPARVRARIFRYRFTTWRELRETGAWWQRSEVREFLPPMALSPLRERQ encoded by the coding sequence GTGGAATGGTTCGCAGACACCAACTACTGGCTCGGCCGGCTCGTCTTCCAGCGGATGCTGGCCGTCCTCTATCTGATCGCGTTCATCGCGGCGCTCCGGCAGTTCCGGGCGCTCATCGGTGCGCGCGGGATGCTGCCGGTGCCCGCGTTCGTGGCACAGGTGCCGTTCCGCGCCTCGCCCTCGGTGTTCCACTGGCACTACTCCGACCGGTTCTTCGCCACCTGGTCGTGGTGCGGGGTGCTGCTGGCGGCCGCGGTCGCGGCGGGGGCCGCGGATGCCGTGCCGCTGTGGGCGTCGACGGTGATGTGGGCGGCTCTGTGGGTGCTGTATCTCTCCATCGTGAACGTGGGGCAGACGTGGTACAGCTTCGGCTGGGAGTCGCTGCTGCTGGAGTCGGGCTTTCTGGCCGTCTTCCTCGGCAACGCCGAGACCGCTCCCCCGGTGCTGGTGATGTGGCTGCTGCGCTGGGTGCTGTTCCGGGTGGAGTTCGGGGCCGGGCTGATCAAGATCCGCGGCGACAGCTGCTGGCGGGATCTGACCTGTCTGCATTACCACCACGAGACGCAGCCGATGCCGGGCCCGCTGAGCTGGTTCTTCCACCATCTTCCCAAGCCGCTGCACAAGGTCGAGGTGGCGGCCAACCATGTCGCCCAACTCGCCCTACCGCCCCTGCTGTTCACTCCGCAGCCGGTGGCGGGCTGGGCCGCGTCCGCGATGGTCGTCACCCAGCTGTGGCTGGTTCTGTCCGGCAACTTCGCCTGGCTGAACTGGGTGACCATCGCGCTCGCCCTGTCGGCCGCCGCCCCCCTGTGGGCGGACCACGCACCGCTTCCCGGGCCCCCGGTGTGGTTCGAGGTCCTGGTCATCGCGGCCACCGTGCTCGTCGTCGGGCTCAGCTACTGGCCGGCGCGCAATCTGCTGTCCCGGCAGCAGATGATGAACACGTCGTACGAGTCGCTGCATCTGGTCAACTCCTACGGCGCGTTCGGCACCATCACCCGGGTCCGGCGGGAGATCGTGCTGGAGGGTACGGCGGACGCGGTGAACGGGCCCGACACCACCTGGCACGCCTACGAGTTCCACGGCAAGCCGGGTGACGTACGACAGCTGCCGCGCCAGTTCGCCCCGTATCACCTGCGGCTGGACTGGCTGATGTGGTTCGCGGCGCTGTCGCCTGCCTATGCGCGCTCGTGGTTCCTGCCGTTCGTGGAACGGCTGTTGGAGAACGACCGTGACACGCTGCGGCTGCTGCGGGTCAATCCGTTCCCCGATGTTCCGCCGGCGCGGGTGCGGGCCCGGATCTTCCGATACCGCTTCACGACCTGGCGGGAACTGCGGGAGACCGGAGCGTGGTGGCAACGGAGCGAGGTGCGGGAGTTTCTGCCGCCGATGGCGCTGTCACCTCTGCGCGAAAGGCAATGA
- a CDS encoding tetratricopeptide repeat protein: MYGKAFAPEYQGELGSALGVNSSYEEVLATANRARSRAGTALERARAALAVAEANRRLGRVDDAGAAWRESYRSARTAGDAAAMSWALWSGGTLARQCGTLPLARRLLTHAATLAAGSGDRLAHGYALAGLAETGRIQGDYAAVAELHEQLLEQGRAHGEVRHMVWAMSGIAQMHRNSGDYGKALELFEESARIAADGDDARGRAWSLRGIADILSVRGEPDRALALLSEAEVICRTMDLASALAYNHKMRGNVQYRAGRYAEARETYALALREFTEMREPRGVALSRLGLVKSRARLGSDPQETLAELAELERGFTRIGLRHARDMVIAFRAEVTAPSAAETPAPRSVATTLRSPAVPARS, from the coding sequence ATGTACGGCAAGGCATTCGCCCCGGAGTACCAGGGCGAGCTGGGCTCGGCGCTGGGTGTGAACTCCTCGTACGAGGAGGTGCTGGCGACGGCGAACCGTGCCCGTTCCCGCGCGGGCACCGCACTGGAACGGGCACGCGCCGCGCTGGCGGTCGCCGAGGCCAACCGGCGGCTGGGCCGGGTGGACGACGCCGGCGCCGCCTGGCGCGAGAGCTACCGCAGCGCCCGCACGGCCGGTGACGCGGCCGCCATGTCCTGGGCGCTCTGGAGCGGCGGCACTCTCGCCCGCCAGTGCGGGACGCTGCCGCTGGCCCGCCGCCTGCTCACGCACGCCGCCACGCTGGCCGCCGGCAGCGGTGACCGCCTCGCCCACGGCTACGCGCTCGCCGGCCTCGCCGAGACCGGGCGCATACAGGGCGACTACGCCGCGGTCGCCGAACTCCACGAGCAGCTGCTCGAACAGGGCCGGGCGCACGGCGAGGTCCGGCACATGGTCTGGGCCATGTCCGGTATTGCCCAGATGCACCGCAATAGCGGGGATTATGGTAAGGCCCTGGAGCTCTTCGAGGAGTCCGCCCGCATAGCCGCCGACGGTGACGACGCCCGTGGCCGCGCCTGGTCGCTGCGCGGGATAGCCGACATCCTCTCCGTACGGGGCGAACCGGACCGGGCGCTGGCCCTGCTGTCCGAGGCGGAGGTCATCTGCCGCACCATGGACCTGGCCAGCGCGCTCGCCTACAACCACAAGATGCGCGGCAATGTGCAGTACCGCGCCGGGCGCTACGCGGAGGCCCGCGAGACCTACGCCCTCGCGCTGCGCGAGTTCACCGAGATGCGGGAACCGCGCGGCGTCGCCCTGTCCCGGCTGGGCCTGGTCAAGTCCCGCGCCCGCCTCGGCAGCGACCCGCAGGAGACGCTCGCCGAACTCGCCGAACTGGAACGGGGCTTCACCCGTATCGGGCTGCGGCACGCCCGGGACATGGTCATTGCCTTTCGCGCAGAGGTGACAGCGCCATCGGCGGCAGAAACTCCCGCACCTCGCTCCGTTGCCACCACGCTCCGGTCTCCCGCAGTTCCCGCCAGGTCGTGA